In Hermetia illucens unplaced genomic scaffold, iHerIll2.2.curated.20191125, whole genome shotgun sequence, one genomic interval encodes:
- the LOC119661064 gene encoding signal transducer and activator of transcription C-like gives MSSEEEGSTGPEVNEAALGLQKEIADLKCERAALAQQLECQQLLIKQLQQKLALLEETVRSGPAPAQQQRIHQQQQQQQQQEQQEQQEQQQPHQQQQQDQQEALAMDIVGSPASFPEVIIDEDPFNFVRSRKSIKKSKVSAKIVTATATTAIRKSFPVLKNQKG, from the coding sequence ATGTCCTCCGAGGAAGAGGGGAGCACGGGCCCCGAGGTCAACGAGGCTGCTTTGGGCCTGCAAAAGGAAATTGCAGACCTGAAGTGCGAAAGAGCGGCCCTGGCACAGCAGTTGGAGTGCCAGCAGCTGCTCATCAAGCAACTTCAGCAGAAGCTAGCGTTGCTAGAGGAGACGGTCCGCTCTGGGCCGGCACCAGCTCAGCAGCAACGAATTcaccaacagcaacaacaacaacaacagcaagaaCAACAAGAACAGCAAGAGCAACAGCAAccgcatcaacaacaacaacaggacCAGCAGGAAGCCCTCGCAATGGACATCGTGGGATCCCCTGCATCCTTCCCTGAGGTCATCATCGATGAGGACCCCTTCAACTTCGTCCGGAGCCGGAAAAGCATTAAAAAAAGTAAGGTTAGTGCGAAAATTGTAACCGCCACAGCCACCACAGCCATCCGCAAATCCTTCCCCGTCCTTAAAAACCAAAAAGGGTAA